A single genomic interval of Trachemys scripta elegans isolate TJP31775 chromosome 3, CAS_Tse_1.0, whole genome shotgun sequence harbors:
- the OTOR gene encoding otoraplin: MTLTIDLVILFLCLGVVYPGVTGIFMDKLASKKLCADEECVYTISLARAEDDYNAPDCRFINIKKGQLIYVYSKLVKEREAGEFWAGSVYGEQYEDQMGTVGYFPSSLVSEQYVYQEANKTIPTTAIDFFCE; the protein is encoded by the exons ATGACACTAACTATTGATTTGGTTATACTATTTTTATGCCTTGGAGTTGTATATCCTGGCGTGACTGGAATTTTTATGGACAAACTTGCCAGCAAAAAGCTCTGTGCTGATGAGGAGTGTGTTT acaCCATTTCCCTTGCCAGAGCAGAAGATGATTACAACGCACCAGACTGCAGGttcattaatattaaaaaagggCAGTTGATTTATGTTTATTCAAAActagtgaaagagagagaagctggAGAGTTCTGGGCTGGAAGT GTGTATGGTGAGCAGTATGAAGACCAGATGGGAACAGTTGGCTACTTCCCTAGCAGTTTAGTCTCTGAGCAGTATGTTTATCAAGAAGCTAATAAGACAATCCCTACAACG GCCATTGACTTCTTCTGTGAATAG